The following proteins come from a genomic window of Xiphophorus couchianus chromosome 19, X_couchianus-1.0, whole genome shotgun sequence:
- the LOC114134198 gene encoding alcohol dehydrogenase 1-like → MSTAGKVIRCRAAVSWAPNTPAAMEEIEVAPPEAGEVRIKIVATSVCHSDLYHLLESMTADGFPTVLGHEGAGIVESVGPGVTEFQPGDKVIPLFLCQCKECRFCKSPRTNQCERAWTRIRQEIMAGVESRFTCKGKRVHQFMGTSTFSEYTVINQIAVTRIDPAAPLDKICLLGCGICTGYGAAVNTAKVEAGSSCAVFGLGAVGLAAVMGCRAAGASRIIAVDINSDKAEKAKELGATDFLNPKDHSRPVHEVISEMTGGGVDFSLECVGNVEVMRSALESSMEAWGVSVVVGWTDMFDITIRPRHLICGRTWKGSMFGGFKAKDGVAGMVRSYLEKKVKLDEFISHKMELDQVNDAIELMKNSQCVRVVMKVSAE, encoded by the exons GTCATCCGGTGCAGGGCGGCGGTGTCCTGGGCGCCCAACACGCCGGCCGCCATGGAGGAGATCGAGGTGGCTCCTCCTGAGGCCGGTGAGGTCCGCATCAAG ATAGTGGCGACCTCGGTGTGCCACTCGGACCTGTACCACCTGCTGGAGAGCATGACTGCAGACGGCTTCCCCACGGTCCTGGGCCACGAGGGCGCCGGCATCGTGGAGAGTGTCGGACCGGGAGTCACAGAGTTTCAGCCCG GAGACAAGGTGATTCCTCTTTTCCTCTGCCAGTGTAAAGAATGTCGGTTCTGTAAGAGTCCGAGGACCAACCAGTGTGAGAGAGCATG GACCAGAATTCGCCAAGAGATTATGGCCGGAGTGGAATCCAGGTTCACCTGTAAGGGGAAGAGGGTCCACCAGTTCATGGGAACCAGCACCTTCTCTGAGTACACCGTCATCAACCAGATCGCTGTGACCAGGATCGACCCCGCGGCTCCTCTGGACAAGATCTGCCTGCTGGGCTGCGGGATCTGCACCGGCTACGGCGCCGCGGTGAACACCGCCAAG GTGGAAGCGGGCTCCAGCTGCGCCGTGTTCGGTCTGGGAGCCGTGGGCCTGGCCGCGGTCATGGGCTGCAGGGCGGCGGGAGCCAGCAGGATCATCGCCGTCGACATCAACTCGGACAAAGCAGAGAAGGCCAAAGAGTTGGGCGCCACCGACTTCCTGAACCCAAAGGACCACAGCCGGCCCGTCCATGAGGTCATCTCTGAGATGACCGGAGGAGGGGTGGACTTCTCCCTGGAGTGCGTGGGGAACGTGGAGGTCATG CGCAGCGCCTTGGAGTCCAGCATGGAGGCCTGGGGGGTCAGCGTGGTGGTCGGCTGGACCGACATGTTCGACATCACCATCCGACCGCGCCACCTGATCTGCGGGCGGACCTGGAAGGGCTCCATGTTTGGAG GGTTTAAAGCCAAGGACGGCGTGGCGGGGATGGTGAGATCCTACCTGGAGAAGAAGGTGAAGCTGGACGAGTTCATCAGCCACAAAATGGAGCTGGACCAGGTCAACGACGCCATAGAGCTGATGAAGAACTCCCAATG CGTCCGGGTCGTCATGAAGGTTTCTGCCGAGTAG